The Xanthobacter flavus genome includes a window with the following:
- a CDS encoding glycosyltransferase: MHAFYPDHLYGTEAYTLALARQFKALGHAPTVVTARGAGEQGQAEEVVRYEVEGIPVVRIDRNRSPSRSAREDYDHPALAPLIERILRDLNPDVVHIAHLANFTATLPHVTARMGIPTFATLTDFFNLCITTRLELPDGRLCHGPNASRSNCLSCGMLARSVERPSAFWRILAQPAVRTAAGVTAAMLAPVLPFSLGRDARAVRDRAQVLRVALAHCKAAFAPSTFLAELFDAHGAGPPLFRSPFGVDIDRTPKPPAPTRPVRFGFIGQLAYHKGPHLLLQALRALPRDAFTVDIWGSESLSPAYARDLRAVAEQTVPPLPARFRGTFAESEMARLLADVDVLVMPSTWFENAPLTLLKALATHTPVIVSDVPGMTEFVEEGVNGFSFPRGDAEALALVLQRFVDMPDLAANMSRTTAYDRTERDMALDLLAFYSAFGVVPGGTVAVSA; this comes from the coding sequence GTGCACGCCTTCTATCCGGACCACCTCTATGGAACCGAGGCCTACACCCTCGCTTTGGCGCGCCAGTTCAAGGCGTTGGGCCATGCCCCGACCGTGGTGACCGCGCGCGGGGCGGGCGAGCAGGGGCAGGCCGAGGAGGTCGTGCGATACGAGGTCGAGGGCATCCCGGTGGTCCGCATCGACCGCAACCGGAGCCCGTCGCGCTCCGCGCGCGAGGACTATGACCATCCCGCGCTCGCCCCGCTGATCGAGCGCATCCTGCGCGATCTGAATCCGGATGTGGTTCATATCGCCCACCTCGCCAATTTCACGGCGACGCTCCCGCATGTGACCGCCCGGATGGGCATTCCGACGTTCGCGACGCTCACGGATTTCTTCAATCTCTGCATCACCACGCGGCTGGAGTTGCCGGACGGGAGGCTCTGTCACGGGCCGAACGCGAGCCGCAGCAATTGCTTGTCCTGCGGCATGCTCGCGCGATCCGTGGAGCGGCCGAGCGCGTTCTGGCGGATCCTCGCGCAGCCTGCCGTCCGCACGGCTGCGGGTGTGACCGCCGCGATGCTTGCGCCAGTCCTGCCCTTTTCCCTCGGCCGCGACGCGCGGGCGGTTCGAGATCGGGCGCAGGTGCTCCGCGTTGCCCTCGCCCACTGCAAGGCCGCCTTCGCGCCCAGCACCTTTCTGGCCGAGCTGTTCGATGCCCATGGGGCGGGACCGCCGCTGTTCCGCTCTCCTTTCGGCGTCGATATCGACCGGACGCCCAAGCCCCCCGCGCCGACCCGGCCGGTGCGCTTCGGCTTCATCGGCCAGCTGGCCTATCACAAGGGCCCGCACCTGCTGCTCCAGGCGTTGCGGGCGCTGCCGCGCGACGCCTTCACCGTCGACATCTGGGGATCGGAGAGCCTGTCGCCGGCCTATGCCCGCGACCTGCGCGCGGTGGCGGAACAGACGGTGCCGCCCTTGCCGGCGCGGTTCCGCGGCACCTTCGCGGAAAGCGAGATGGCGCGGCTTCTGGCCGACGTGGACGTGCTGGTGATGCCCTCCACCTGGTTCGAGAATGCGCCCTTGACCCTCCTCAAGGCCCTCGCCACCCATACCCCGGTGATCGTTTCGGACGTGCCGGGCATGACCGAGTTCGTCGAGGAGGGCGTCAACGGCTTTTCCTTCCCGCGCGGCGATGCGGAAGCGCTCGCCCTCGTGCTCCAACGCTTCGTGGACATGCCTGACCTTGCCGCCAACATGAGCCGGACGACCGCCTACGACCGCACCGAGCGCGACATGGCGCTGGACCTTCTCGCCTTCTACAGCGCCTTCGGCGTCGTGCCGGGCGGAACCGTCGCGGTCTCCGCTTGA
- a CDS encoding glycosyltransferase — MRIAILASGVLPVLDGVTVSVDARVRRLVARGDEVLLLAPAAADGARPAGLPEAVTFVGLPSVPFGAAASDRNVVPAAAREIDRALAAFRPDLIHVDEPERLALGLRRIPGQAFARRHRVPLVAFFHTNFADYLGAEGRYYGLVAPVRAVVWRVVAQLYNRYDATLVPSAGSLARLRRFGLANGRAGRFNGADTRGFRPDLRQPGYWADRWARPDIDGRVVMLIAGRLTADKGWADWQRVLPALAVRLGDALAIVVAGDGALRGEVERLVAPLPAGCLTGAVPRAEMGALLANSDLYATLSRFENASLAVYEALASGLPVLGLEAGGLPGQVRHGVDGLLFRPGDASGFVGGLARLVEDEDARRALREGALAQRPLLDWDSAFAAWRDALSADDPP; from the coding sequence ATGAGGATCGCCATCCTCGCGTCCGGCGTCCTGCCGGTGCTCGATGGCGTCACCGTCAGCGTCGATGCCCGGGTCCGCCGGCTGGTGGCGCGCGGCGACGAGGTGCTGCTGCTTGCGCCTGCCGCCGCCGACGGTGCGCGCCCCGCAGGTCTCCCTGAGGCCGTGACTTTCGTGGGCCTGCCGAGCGTGCCCTTCGGCGCGGCGGCTTCCGACCGAAACGTGGTGCCGGCCGCCGCCCGGGAGATCGACCGGGCGCTGGCCGCCTTCCGGCCCGATCTCATCCATGTGGACGAACCCGAACGGCTGGCCCTCGGTCTCCGCCGCATTCCGGGGCAGGCGTTCGCGCGGCGCCACCGGGTTCCGCTGGTCGCCTTCTTCCACACCAATTTTGCCGATTATCTCGGCGCGGAAGGCCGCTACTACGGTCTTGTCGCGCCAGTTCGCGCTGTGGTCTGGCGTGTGGTGGCGCAGCTTTACAATCGCTATGACGCGACCCTTGTCCCGAGCGCGGGCTCGCTCGCGCGGCTCCGGCGCTTCGGCCTCGCGAATGGCCGCGCTGGCCGGTTCAACGGTGCCGACACGCGCGGCTTCCGCCCCGATCTGCGCCAGCCCGGCTATTGGGCCGACCGCTGGGCGCGACCGGACATCGACGGGCGCGTGGTGATGCTGATCGCCGGCCGGCTGACCGCCGACAAGGGGTGGGCGGACTGGCAGCGCGTGCTGCCGGCGCTCGCCGTGCGGCTGGGTGATGCTCTCGCGATCGTGGTCGCGGGGGATGGCGCCCTGCGGGGCGAGGTGGAGCGGCTGGTCGCGCCTCTGCCAGCGGGATGTCTCACGGGTGCGGTGCCCCGCGCGGAGATGGGCGCGCTGCTCGCCAACAGCGACCTCTATGCCACCCTGTCCCGCTTCGAGAACGCCAGCCTTGCGGTCTATGAGGCCCTGGCCAGCGGCCTTCCCGTGCTCGGCCTCGAGGCCGGCGGACTGCCGGGGCAGGTGCGCCACGGCGTCGATGGCCTGTTGTTCAGGCCCGGCGATGCGTCCGGCTTCGTCGGGGGCTTGGCGCGATTGGTGGAGGACGAGGACGCCCGTCGTGCCCTCCGCGAGGGGGCCTTGGCGCAGCGCCCCCTGCTGGACTGGGACAGCGCGTTCGCGGCGTGGCGCGATGCACTCAGCGCGGACGATCCCCCGTAA